ATTCGAGCTTTACTAATTTATTTACTAATACGAAGTTAGTTACAGTTAATTTTTGATTAAGTAGAGTGAGGGTAAGAACCAAGGTTCTTATAGAAAGCTGCAACCCCTTTTAACTCCTCAAGCGCCTTCACTACTTTCGCATCATCTGCATGGCCAGCAATATCAATGTAAAAGTGATACTCCCAAGTACCTTTACGTGCAGGACGCGATTCAAAGCGATTCATGGATACACCATGCTTTGCTAAAGGCGCCAATAAGCGATGGACGGCGCCAGGCTGATTATCAACAGAGAGCACCAAAGAGGTCTGGTCTTTACCGGTTGGCTGGCAGGCATAGTTACCGACCACAACAAAACGGGTGCGATTATGCGGATCATCCTGAATCTGTGCAGCCACTGATTGCAAACCATAAGCTTCTTGAGCGGGATCGCCAGCGATCGCCGCTAAGGTAGGATCACTTGCCGCCATGCGAGCTGCTTCCGCGTTACTGCTCACTGCTTGACGCTTTAATTGTGGAGCGTGCACACTTAACCATTGCTGGCACTGAGCCAATGCTTGAGCGTGGGCACAAACGGTAGTTACACCATCAAGCTTGCCACTCTTGGTTAATAGATGATGACGAATTGGCAATACGACTTCGCCACTGATACGCATAGAAGAGTCCAGCAATAAATCTAATGTGCGAGAAATCGCACCTTCACTAGAATTCTCAACAGGCACTACGCCAAATTGTGCCGCACCCTTCTCTACTGCTTTAAAAACCTCATCCAAACTGGCACAAGGCAAGCCAGCGATGGAATGTCCAAAATAAGTCTGTGCAGCTTGCTCAGAAAATGTTCCGACTGGGCCAAGGTAAGCAATGGTTTGGCGGGCTTCCAAAGCCCTGCATGCAGACATTACTTCTCGCCAGATGGCAGCAATCCCGTCTGGAAGTAATGGGCCTTTATTAATTTCTTGAAGACGCGCTACAACTTGACGCTCACGCTCAGGACGAAAGACTGGTGAAGAGAAGCCACCTTTGACATGACCCACTTCTTGCGCTGCTTGTGCACGCTGAGTAAGCAAATCCAAAATCTGCGCATCGAGCGCATC
This region of Polynucleobacter sp. JS-JIR-II-50 genomic DNA includes:
- the pheA gene encoding prephenate dehydratase, coding for MSTEEQRLAPLREKIDALDAQILDLLTQRAQAAQEVGHVKGGFSSPVFRPERERQVVARLQEINKGPLLPDGIAAIWREVMSACRALEARQTIAYLGPVGTFSEQAAQTYFGHSIAGLPCASLDEVFKAVEKGAAQFGVVPVENSSEGAISRTLDLLLDSSMRISGEVVLPIRHHLLTKSGKLDGVTTVCAHAQALAQCQQWLSVHAPQLKRQAVSSNAEAARMAASDPTLAAIAGDPAQEAYGLQSVAAQIQDDPHNRTRFVVVGNYACQPTGKDQTSLVLSVDNQPGAVHRLLAPLAKHGVSMNRFESRPARKGTWEYHFYIDIAGHADDAKVVKALEELKGVAAFYKNLGSYPHST